Proteins from a single region of Apium graveolens cultivar Ventura chromosome 7, ASM990537v1, whole genome shotgun sequence:
- the LOC141673639 gene encoding uncharacterized protein LOC141673639, whose amino-acid sequence MDKSWIFKDRDTLDYEIGVEEFLIFAEENASYPKKIPCPCKRCANFKKIVVKIIRGHLYKKGFSMGYLDWIWHIQGSASRSSVNSNARTPASTPAPAPTSAHAPIPSPGLASETINVCDAAYNLSEYNNESYQFRRFVADAEQPLYEGSECTKLESMLKLYNWKARLGISDSAFNDLLSTVGSLLPKDNVMPPNTYKAKKTLSDLGLEYIKYHSCPNNCILYRGVNVDVSECPKCRLSHWKLGKDGKVRINVPSKVMWYFPIISRFKWMSKSPSTSELMTRHSKQ is encoded by the coding sequence ATGGACAAATCTTGGATTTTCAAAGATAGGGACACACTTGACTATGAAATCGGGGTTGAAGAGTTTTTGATATTTGCCGAGGAAAATGCTAGTTATCCTAAAAAAATCCCCTGCCCCTGTAAAAGATGTGCAAACTTCAAAAAAATTGTAGTTAAGATTATCAGGGGACATTTATATAAAAAAGGTTTTAGTATGGGGTACCTTGATTGGATTTGGCATATACAAGGTTCTGCAAGTAGGTCATCAGTTAATAGCAATGCTCGGACCCCTGCATCTACGCCTGCCCCTGCACCTACATCTGCCCACGCACCGATACCTTCCCCTGGCCTAGCATCAGAAACAATCAATGTTTGTGATGCTGCATATAATTTGAGTGAGTACAATAATGAGTCGTATCAGTTTAGGAGATTTGTGGCTGATGCTGAACAGCCTTTGTATGAGGGTAGTGAATGTACCAAGTTGGAGTCGATGCTAAAATTGTACAATTGGAAAGCTAGGTTAGGAATTAGTGATAGTGCCTTTAACGATTTGTTGTCTACCGTTGGCTCTCTCCTTCCTAAGGACAATGTGATGCCACCTAATACATATAAAGCCAAGAAAACCTTATCCGACTTGGGACTAGAATATATAAAATATCACTCATGTCCAAACAATTGCATACTGTATCGGGGGGTAAATGTTGATGTTTCCGAGTGTCCTAAGTGTCGTTTATCTCACTGGAAGTTAGGAAAGGATGGTAAAGTAAGGATTAATGTTCCTTCTAAAGTAATGTGGTATTTTCCAATTATATCGAGATTCAAATGGATGTCTAAATCTCCTTCTACATCCGAACTAATGACCCGTCACTCAAAGCAGTGA